In Nostoc sp. GT001, a genomic segment contains:
- a CDS encoding efflux RND transporter permease subunit: protein MFVNTFIRRPVLTTVCTFIILLLGSICIPILPISQLPDLAPVQITVSSNNIGADAQTTENTVTNIIERQINGVKDVSYISSNTGNDGSSNITVSFPTNVNSDIAQVNVQNKEALASPQLPDTVQRTGVTVETASSSLLLVYGFYSENNEYDNIFISNYVDLYIFDQIKRLPGVGSARVFGERKYAMRLWLDPNKLAQHKLTPQDVTTALQQQNIQVGAGAIGKEPAPDNQSFEFALRATSRFKDAAEFEDMVLKVSPAGTTNSPTSSILVKVRDVGRVELGAESYLADAKFTIPGNAPKAAVGLGIYQLPGSNALKVAHAVEEQIKILEKSFPPGLKAQLAFDTTPFVEISLEEVLHTLVEAIVLVVLVIFVFLQDWRTTIIPTVAIPVSLIGTCAALLVLGFQINTLTLFGFVLAIGIVVDDAIIVVEAVAVKLEQGMRPFEAAVEAMKELTGAIIATSLVLMAVFIPVAFIPGTTGIVYKQFALTVACSIAISTFNALTFSPSMAAILMRPAQTPRGPLGWFFTQFNRGFSWFTRRYVGFVSYLTHVKPIVIGVFVTGLLATVLMYRAVPTGFIPEEDQGYFFVIVQGPDGVSLKYTESVMNKVAKEVTSAPEVRASFMISGFGFDGNASNLGIAFANLKPWKERTEESQSVYGILQRLNKKLSTITEARAIAVNAPPVRGLSTTGGFEFIIQDKTGSAPIETLIETAQKLIGAANKNPALQGVFTQFTANTPQFDIQVNRNQAKALNVEINDIFGALQTYLGSQYVNNFVQGQRQYRVYVQADGVFRSNPDDIGKLYVRSASGAMIPLSSLVKITPFVGLKTIAHYNLYRSIKVQGAPAPGASSGQAIKAMEQLAAENLPQGFGYEWTGTYLQEKTSGGATGLIFGLAIVIVFLVLAAQYESYIDPIIILLTVPLAVLGAMTAIWLRSNIFMAGSLFPKVVDDIYCQVGLVTLIGLAAKNAILVVEFANQLHEQGMSYTRAAVKAGEERLRPILMTSFAALLGFLPLVISEGAGASSRWSLGTALFGGLMLSTFLSLFLVPILYILVKTLAQAILPGKRGGSNPPDSPGASGTRHEALPAGSSQPETQFRSQEDGIT, encoded by the coding sequence ATGTCAATAGCGATATTGCTCAAGTAAACGTTCAAAATAAAGAAGCACTGGCTTCACCTCAATTGCCAGATACTGTTCAACGAACAGGTGTGACTGTTGAAACAGCATCGAGCAGTCTCCTTCTCGTCTATGGGTTTTACTCAGAAAATAACGAGTATGACAACATTTTTATCAGTAACTATGTCGACCTGTATATTTTCGATCAGATCAAACGGCTTCCTGGTGTAGGAAGTGCCAGGGTTTTTGGGGAACGCAAATATGCCATGCGTCTCTGGCTCGATCCCAACAAGCTTGCCCAACATAAACTAACTCCTCAAGATGTGACAACTGCCCTGCAACAACAAAATATTCAAGTGGGTGCAGGGGCTATTGGTAAGGAACCAGCACCAGATAATCAAAGCTTTGAATTTGCTTTACGGGCAACCAGTCGATTCAAAGATGCGGCTGAATTTGAGGATATGGTGCTGAAGGTGAGTCCAGCTGGCACTACTAATAGCCCCACTAGCAGCATTCTAGTTAAAGTCAGAGATGTCGGTCGAGTTGAACTGGGAGCAGAGAGCTATCTGGCTGATGCCAAATTCACCATCCCAGGAAATGCTCCCAAGGCAGCCGTGGGTTTGGGGATATATCAACTTCCTGGTAGTAATGCCCTCAAGGTTGCTCATGCTGTTGAAGAACAGATCAAGATTTTAGAGAAAAGTTTTCCACCTGGACTCAAAGCACAGTTGGCATTTGATACCACTCCGTTTGTAGAAATTTCTTTAGAAGAAGTTCTGCACACTCTGGTTGAGGCGATTGTCCTAGTAGTCTTGGTAATTTTTGTCTTTTTGCAAGACTGGCGTACTACGATCATTCCGACTGTAGCGATCCCCGTTTCCTTGATTGGGACGTGTGCGGCTCTGTTGGTTTTAGGATTTCAAATTAATACACTGACCTTATTTGGTTTCGTTCTCGCGATCGGGATCGTTGTGGATGATGCCATTATTGTGGTTGAGGCAGTTGCAGTCAAACTAGAGCAGGGTATGAGGCCCTTTGAGGCGGCTGTCGAAGCCATGAAGGAGTTAACTGGGGCAATCATTGCAACTTCACTTGTACTCATGGCAGTATTCATTCCCGTTGCATTCATTCCGGGTACAACAGGGATTGTTTACAAACAATTTGCCTTAACCGTTGCTTGTTCCATTGCCATCTCGACCTTTAACGCCTTAACTTTCTCTCCGAGTATGGCAGCCATTCTTATGCGCCCTGCTCAGACTCCACGGGGCCCTTTGGGGTGGTTTTTTACACAGTTTAATCGGGGATTTAGCTGGTTCACGCGGCGATATGTCGGGTTTGTTAGCTACCTTACCCATGTCAAGCCAATTGTAATTGGGGTTTTTGTTACTGGTTTATTAGCAACGGTTTTGATGTACAGAGCAGTACCTACCGGATTTATTCCAGAAGAAGATCAGGGTTACTTCTTTGTCATTGTCCAGGGACCTGATGGCGTTTCTTTGAAATATACCGAATCTGTGATGAACAAGGTGGCCAAAGAAGTCACATCGGCTCCCGAAGTTAGAGCTAGTTTTATGATCAGTGGCTTTGGTTTCGATGGCAATGCTTCTAATTTAGGCATTGCCTTTGCTAACCTGAAACCCTGGAAAGAGAGAACTGAAGAATCTCAATCTGTTTATGGCATACTTCAGAGGCTGAACAAAAAGCTCTCTACAATTACAGAAGCCAGAGCGATCGCAGTAAATGCTCCTCCAGTGAGAGGATTAAGTACTACGGGTGGTTTTGAGTTTATCATTCAAGACAAAACCGGCAGTGCGCCGATTGAAACCCTAATTGAGACTGCTCAAAAATTGATTGGGGCGGCCAATAAAAACCCTGCTCTCCAAGGAGTCTTCACTCAGTTCACCGCAAATACTCCCCAATTTGACATTCAGGTAAACCGCAACCAAGCCAAAGCTCTCAATGTCGAAATTAACGATATCTTTGGAGCATTGCAAACTTACCTGGGATCGCAATATGTGAATAACTTCGTGCAGGGACAGCGACAGTATCGGGTATATGTCCAAGCAGATGGAGTGTTCCGCTCGAATCCAGATGATATTGGCAAGCTGTATGTTCGCTCTGCCAGTGGGGCAATGATTCCGTTGAGCAGTTTGGTGAAAATTACTCCCTTCGTGGGCCTGAAAACCATTGCCCATTACAACTTGTACAGGTCAATCAAAGTACAGGGCGCTCCGGCTCCCGGTGCTAGCTCTGGACAGGCGATTAAAGCGATGGAGCAACTAGCAGCAGAAAACTTACCTCAAGGGTTTGGTTATGAGTGGACAGGGACTTATCTCCAGGAGAAGACATCGGGGGGAGCTACAGGCTTGATTTTTGGTTTAGCGATCGTTATTGTCTTTCTGGTGCTGGCAGCTCAGTATGAAAGCTACATTGACCCGATTATTATTTTGCTGACAGTTCCCCTAGCAGTTTTGGGAGCAATGACAGCGATTTGGCTGCGTTCCAATATTTTCATGGCAGGCAGCCTCTTCCCGAAAGTAGTGGATGATATCTATTGCCAGGTAGGTTTGGTGACTTTGATTGGTCTAGCTGCGAAAAATGCAATTCTAGTCGTAGAATTTGCCAATCAACTGCATGAGCAGGGCATGAGCTACACAAGGGCGGCAGTGAAAGCTGGGGAAGAACGTCTGCGACCAATCTTAATGACATCCTTTGCAGCGTTGTTAGGATTTTTGCCCTTGGTAATCTCTGAAGGGGCTGGAGCCAGCAGCCGTTGGTCTTTAGGAACAGCGTTGTTTGGGGGGTTGATGCTTTCGACGTTTTTGAGTTTGTTCTTAGTGCCAATTCTCTATATTTTGGTTAAAACCTTGGCTCAGGCTATATTACCTGGGAAGCGAGGAGGTTCAAATCCTCCAGATTCTCCAGGAGCTTCGGGAACTAGACATGAAGCTCTACCAGCTGGCTCAAGTCAGCCAGAGACGCAATTTAGGTCTCAGGAGGATGGGATAACCTAA